In one Candidatus Thermokryptus mobilis genomic region, the following are encoded:
- a CDS encoding menaquinone biosynthetic enzyme MqnA/MqnD family protein: protein MGKKLGVVDFLNAKPLIYAIEENKVPHSFELLYDIPSQIAVKLLNKEINAGLVPSIHYAKYSVKYRIVPEVCIASRGAVKSIRLYFRKDLRDIKSVAVDISSMTSVVLARVILSEKYDVRPKFIAMKPNLENMLLEADAALLIGDNALFEPTGYASYLDLGDEWDDLTGLPFVYALWVGRRESLSEDDVLALINSKNYGIQNIDTISYEASQRYGVDFDFCKSYLTENLFYELGEQEIAGMKEFFTYAFYYGVIDFIPEIKFYEFEKVKGS from the coding sequence ATGGGAAAAAAGCTCGGTGTAGTTGATTTTCTTAATGCAAAGCCGCTGATTTATGCGATTGAGGAGAACAAAGTTCCGCACAGTTTTGAACTTTTGTATGATATTCCGTCGCAGATTGCGGTAAAACTTTTGAATAAGGAGATAAACGCTGGACTTGTCCCATCAATTCATTATGCAAAGTATTCGGTCAAATATCGTATAGTTCCAGAAGTTTGTATTGCTTCGCGCGGAGCTGTTAAAAGCATACGGCTTTATTTTAGGAAAGATTTAAGAGATATTAAAAGTGTCGCTGTTGACATAAGTTCTATGACATCAGTTGTGCTTGCAAGGGTGATACTTTCAGAAAAGTATGATGTCCGACCCAAGTTCATCGCTATGAAGCCGAACCTTGAGAATATGCTTTTGGAGGCAGACGCTGCGCTTTTGATAGGTGACAACGCACTTTTTGAGCCCACAGGTTACGCATCGTATCTTGACCTTGGTGATGAATGGGATGACCTCACTGGGTTGCCTTTTGTTTACGCTTTGTGGGTTGGGAGAAGAGAAAGTTTAAGTGAAGATGATGTGCTTGCTTTGATAAATTCAAAAAATTATGGGATACAGAACATTGATACCATTTCTTATGAAGCAAGTCAAAGGTATGGGGTTGATTTTGATTTTTGTAAAAGTTATTTGACTGAAAATCTGTTTTACGAACTTGGTGAGCAAGAGATAGCAGGGATGAAGGAATTTTTCACCTACGCTTTTTACTACGGCGTGATTGATTTCATACCGGAGATAAAATTCTATGAATTTGAAAAAGTAAAGGGGAGTTGA
- the mgtE gene encoding magnesium transporter, producing MKTMLILIPDIRELIQAGRTEELADILDDLHPVDIAEIISELQGDEKVKLFNLVRREKAIDVFDELDEDDQIYILEHLPAESKAFLLNEMSPDERADLFEELTTEKSQEYESLMTEEARREVEILTSYPSETAGGLMTTEYASVVEGMTVGEAIDFLRATAPDKETIYSIYVTSEKGVLVGVVQLKDLILSDPRKRISDIMDEKVISVDVDTDQEEVARVMKKYNLMVIPVVDRYRKLLGIITVDDIIDVIHEEASEDMAKMVGTQLEDIETLLSPLKSARLRMPWLLLTYIGEILVSFIVKHFEPTLQQIIALASYMPLIAAMGGNVGTQASTICVRGLATGSIKMSDLSKILVKETLAGSIMGIVYGFILSLITLLVYGFKYSYTLPITVFIGCTASMTFASVMGTIEPFVLIKLKRDPATAVGPLVTTGTDILSTATYLTIATLLLKALN from the coding sequence ATGAAAACAATGTTAATTTTGATCCCGGATATAAGGGAGTTGATACAAGCGGGGAGAACGGAGGAATTGGCGGATATACTTGATGATTTACACCCCGTTGATATCGCTGAGATAATATCTGAGCTTCAAGGTGACGAAAAGGTTAAACTATTTAATCTCGTTCGCAGGGAGAAGGCGATTGATGTTTTTGATGAGCTTGATGAGGATGATCAAATTTATATACTTGAGCATTTGCCTGCCGAGAGTAAGGCATTTCTCTTGAATGAGATGTCCCCGGATGAAAGAGCTGACCTTTTTGAGGAGTTGACGACCGAGAAGAGTCAGGAATATGAATCTTTGATGACTGAAGAAGCGAGAAGGGAAGTTGAGATTTTGACATCTTATCCGTCCGAGACAGCTGGCGGTTTGATGACGACTGAATATGCCTCAGTTGTTGAAGGTATGACGGTTGGAGAGGCGATTGATTTTTTGAGGGCGACAGCTCCGGATAAAGAGACGATTTATTCAATTTATGTGACAAGTGAAAAAGGTGTTTTAGTTGGAGTGGTTCAGTTAAAGGATTTGATTTTATCCGATCCAAGAAAAAGGATAAGTGATATAATGGATGAGAAAGTTATAAGCGTTGATGTTGATACAGACCAGGAAGAGGTCGCAAGAGTGATGAAAAAATATAATTTGATGGTTATACCTGTAGTTGATAGATACAGAAAACTTCTCGGAATAATTACTGTTGACGACATAATTGACGTGATACATGAGGAGGCATCCGAAGATATGGCGAAGATGGTGGGAACACAACTTGAAGATATTGAAACACTGCTTTCCCCGTTGAAGTCGGCACGGTTAAGGATGCCTTGGTTGCTTTTAACCTATATCGGTGAGATTTTAGTCTCATTTATAGTCAAACATTTTGAACCAACTCTTCAACAGATAATTGCTCTTGCGTCATATATGCCATTAATAGCTGCAATGGGTGGAAATGTTGGAACACAGGCATCAACGATTTGTGTTCGTGGACTTGCAACTGGAAGTATAAAGATGTCGGATCTAAGTAAAATCCTCGTCAAGGAAACTCTTGCTGGTTCAATAATGGGAATAGTTTATGGTTTTATTCTTTCTTTGATAACTTTACTCGTTTATGGTTTTAAATACTCATATACACTGCCGATAACTGTTTTTATAGGTTGCACCGCTTCAATGACTTTCGCGTCAGTTATGGGGACGATTGAACCCTTTGTTCTTATAAAGTTGAAAAGAGACCCCGCAACAGCCGTTGGACCGCTTGTTACAACTGGGACAGATATTTTAAGCACGGCGACATATTTAACTATTGCGACATTGTTATTAAAAGCTTTAAATTGA
- a CDS encoding flavodoxin family protein, whose translation MKILIAYFSFTGRTEKVANSLCENFSKFKIEFDVFKIEPILNLPYLFWLLLSFFPKLPFPLKKFKLSSVYDIIVLGTPKWTFNCPPVISFVNFLKSNFKDAKKPKVAFYITYGGFKEDAFIEKLLKIFKANGFEVVEFDKFKRRDIDEGKVFERVEVFVNKILMHLNQSI comes from the coding sequence ATGAAAATCCTTATTGCTTACTTTTCTTTTACGGGGCGAACAGAAAAGGTTGCAAATTCACTTTGTGAGAATTTTTCAAAATTTAAAATTGAATTTGATGTCTTTAAAATTGAGCCGATTTTAAACTTGCCATATCTTTTTTGGCTTTTGCTTTCATTTTTCCCGAAGCTTCCATTTCCATTGAAAAAATTTAAATTGAGCAGTGTTTATGACATCATCGTATTGGGTACTCCGAAGTGGACGTTTAATTGCCCTCCGGTTATATCATTTGTTAATTTTTTGAAATCAAACTTTAAGGATGCGAAGAAGCCCAAAGTCGCTTTTTACATAACTTATGGTGGTTTTAAAGAGGATGCTTTCATTGAAAAGTTGCTGAAAATTTTTAAAGCGAATGGTTTTGAAGTTGTTGAATTTGATAAGTTCAAGAGAAGAGATATTGATGAGGGAAAGGTTTTTGAAAGGGTTGAAGTTTTCGTAAACAAAATTTTAATGCATCTCAATCAATCCATTTAA
- a CDS encoding LiaF domain-containing protein, with protein sequence MRYKFKILYFALLTQLLLSQTKFHKEIPRSDERELKVKIFGSAGTFYISPGERDKIAIIDGRSGKGKTIVDLNYYVEDEIGYLVFETKKGVLKNTEDEKWYIKLCDDIPTSLEVEFGASYAVIELGDMSVKNLKISTGISSAKLKFTQPNKMIMRKLEVETGISEFEIENLGNAKFRKFIFSGGMGSFDIDLSGEILDEADLKLSLGLGNLNIRIPRDIGAVISTSSGLFSPKKFDDFYKQDGSFISYNYNDAKKKIKLFIESGLGSIKVKWID encoded by the coding sequence TTGCGATATAAATTCAAAATACTTTACTTCGCCCTCCTTACTCAACTTCTTTTATCCCAAACAAAATTTCACAAAGAGATACCCAGGAGCGATGAAAGGGAATTAAAGGTAAAGATTTTCGGAAGCGCCGGGACATTCTACATTTCCCCGGGCGAAAGGGATAAAATTGCAATAATTGACGGTCGCTCGGGAAAAGGGAAAACGATTGTTGATTTAAATTACTATGTTGAAGATGAAATCGGATATCTGGTATTTGAAACAAAAAAAGGGGTTTTAAAAAACACCGAAGATGAAAAGTGGTATATAAAACTATGCGATGATATCCCGACCTCGCTTGAAGTTGAATTCGGGGCAAGTTACGCAGTAATTGAATTGGGAGATATGAGTGTGAAAAATTTAAAAATTTCAACGGGCATAAGTAGTGCAAAGCTGAAGTTTACGCAACCTAACAAGATGATAATGCGAAAACTTGAGGTTGAAACCGGGATTTCAGAGTTTGAAATTGAAAATCTTGGAAATGCAAAGTTTAGAAAGTTCATCTTCTCCGGAGGTATGGGCTCGTTTGACATTGACCTCTCTGGTGAAATTTTAGATGAGGCGGATTTGAAATTATCCCTTGGGCTTGGCAATCTTAACATTCGCATCCCCAGAGATATCGGCGCAGTTATATCAACATCATCCGGGCTTTTCTCACCGAAAAAATTTGATGATTTTTATAAGCAAGACGGCTCATTCATAAGTTACAATTACAACGATGCAAAAAAGAAAATTAAACTTTTTATTGAGTCAGGGCTTGGCAGTATCAAAGTTAAATGGATTGATTGA
- a CDS encoding RNA polymerase sigma factor — protein MKGEKGKLKKLSDIELVKQALNGNDSAYTELMNRYKKKVEIIVSRLVKKEFDVEDLVQEIFTKAFTSLSTFKSEFSFSTWLYKIATNHCIDYIRKRKISIYSLDEELELEEDTVHREIPDWSKTPDYELLRKEKKEIIHQAINSLPEHYRKVIILRHFEDKSYEEIAKELKLPIGTVKVHLFRARELLYKNLKDKLKHY, from the coding sequence ATGAAGGGAGAAAAAGGGAAACTAAAAAAATTAAGCGACATAGAACTTGTAAAACAAGCACTCAACGGAAATGACTCTGCTTATACGGAACTGATGAATAGATACAAGAAAAAAGTTGAAATCATAGTATCACGGCTTGTAAAAAAAGAATTTGATGTTGAAGACCTTGTTCAGGAAATTTTCACCAAAGCATTTACTTCACTTTCAACTTTCAAATCTGAGTTCTCTTTTTCAACTTGGCTTTACAAGATTGCGACAAATCATTGTATTGACTATATCCGCAAAAGGAAAATATCAATATATTCCCTTGATGAGGAACTTGAACTTGAAGAAGACACAGTGCATCGTGAAATTCCCGACTGGAGCAAAACGCCTGACTACGAACTTTTACGAAAGGAAAAAAAAGAAATCATCCACCAAGCGATAAACTCCCTACCCGAACACTATAGGAAAGTGATTATACTGAGACATTTTGAAGATAAATCATACGAGGAAATAGCAAAGGAATTAAAATTACCGATTGGAACGGTCAAGGTCCATCTTTTCAGGGCTAGAGAATTGCTTTACAAGAATCTAAAGGACAAGTTAAAACATTATTGA
- a CDS encoding ZIP family metal transporter gives MTTLILTLGLVATFAEVLGGSIIIFTRRWPQKFQDYMLAISAGFIIALVLTRLIPESINSIGESSAVLIMLGYATLHLFEHIFAPHFHFGEETHTEHIVSKPASISIFFGLFVHALFDGMAISIGFKFNYVIGLLLFIGIFLHKFPEGMTVASILFASGKGTKTSFLLASLVGFATFIGTLIGLLIPEISSKIIGFLFAFISGIGLYVGTTDLIPEINNSKTKYASLVVFLGMLLFYMTADFIHKLIH, from the coding sequence ATGACAACTCTAATTTTAACCCTTGGACTTGTAGCTACTTTTGCAGAGGTTCTTGGTGGTTCAATAATAATTTTCACAAGGAGATGGCCCCAAAAATTTCAGGACTATATGCTTGCAATAAGCGCTGGATTTATAATAGCTCTTGTCCTGACACGATTGATACCCGAATCAATAAACTCAATCGGTGAATCGTCAGCAGTTTTAATAATGCTCGGATATGCAACGCTTCACCTTTTTGAGCACATATTTGCCCCACATTTTCACTTCGGCGAGGAAACACACACTGAACACATCGTTTCAAAACCAGCAAGCATTTCAATTTTCTTTGGGCTTTTCGTTCATGCCCTTTTTGATGGAATGGCAATATCAATCGGCTTTAAGTTCAACTATGTGATCGGTCTTCTACTCTTCATCGGGATTTTCCTTCACAAATTCCCGGAAGGTATGACCGTCGCATCAATATTATTCGCCTCAGGAAAAGGGACAAAAACATCTTTCTTGCTCGCTTCGCTTGTCGGATTCGCAACGTTTATCGGAACCCTGATAGGATTGTTGATCCCTGAAATAAGTTCAAAAATTATCGGTTTCTTATTCGCTTTTATATCTGGCATCGGACTTTATGTTGGGACAACAGATTTGATCCCAGAGATAAACAACTCAAAAACAAAATATGCTTCTCTTGTCGTCTTTCTTGGAATGCTGCTCTTCTACATGACAGCTGACTTCATACACAAATTAATACACTGA
- a CDS encoding Na+/H+ antiporter NhaC family protein, producing the protein MTWLSILPPISAIILALITRQVYLSLFFGIWLGWTILSDWNPLLGLINSIEAIINVFKESSNTKVIIFSALIGALIALTQRSGGVQGFVNLILNRGFIKSRKMAQIFAWAIGMSIFVESSITCLVTGAVSRPIFDKLKISREKLAYICDSTSAPVCIMIPLNAWGAYVLGLLSQADVKNEISIFISSIPLNFYAIFSIALVVFTAITGIDYGPMKKAELRAIREGKVIADEAMPLVSEEVINIQPKDKVKPRALNMIVPILTMILMMPIGLYITGNGNLTSGSGSTSVLWAVLTSIFVAGILYKFQKILTIRETIELTLKGMGGLIPLAVLMTFAFAIGSVCKELKTGEYVAQIASKFLKPSLLPSVVFLTSCIISFSTGTSWGTFAIMIPIAIPSAIAMNSNLPLVLASVLSGGVFGDHCSPISDTTIVSSMASACDHLDHVKTQLPYALTAAGLAFTFFIIFGFILKTN; encoded by the coding sequence ATGACGTGGTTGTCAATTCTGCCTCCTATTTCAGCGATAATTCTCGCTTTGATAACAAGACAGGTTTATCTTTCACTTTTCTTCGGGATATGGCTTGGATGGACGATACTTTCGGACTGGAATCCTCTTTTGGGTCTGATAAATTCAATTGAAGCGATAATAAATGTCTTCAAGGAATCAAGCAATACAAAAGTGATAATTTTCAGCGCATTGATAGGTGCACTGATTGCATTGACACAACGATCTGGTGGCGTTCAAGGATTTGTGAATTTAATTTTAAATCGTGGCTTTATAAAGTCAAGGAAAATGGCTCAAATTTTCGCCTGGGCAATTGGAATGAGCATATTTGTTGAGTCAAGTATAACTTGCCTTGTGACTGGAGCGGTTTCAAGACCGATTTTTGATAAATTGAAAATTTCAAGGGAAAAACTCGCTTATATTTGCGATTCAACCTCAGCACCGGTTTGCATTATGATTCCTCTAAACGCTTGGGGGGCGTATGTTCTCGGGTTATTATCTCAAGCTGATGTCAAAAATGAAATCTCAATCTTTATTTCATCAATACCGCTTAACTTTTACGCGATCTTCTCAATAGCCCTTGTCGTTTTCACTGCCATTACGGGAATTGATTATGGACCTATGAAAAAAGCAGAGTTAAGAGCTATCCGTGAAGGCAAAGTCATAGCCGATGAAGCTATGCCACTTGTCTCTGAAGAAGTCATAAATATCCAACCCAAAGACAAAGTTAAACCAAGAGCATTGAATATGATAGTCCCGATTTTGACAATGATTCTTATGATGCCGATCGGACTTTATATAACTGGAAATGGGAATTTAACAAGCGGTTCTGGCTCAACATCAGTGCTTTGGGCTGTTTTGACTTCAATTTTCGTCGCAGGGATATTGTATAAATTTCAAAAGATTTTAACCATAAGAGAGACGATTGAACTTACGCTCAAGGGAATGGGTGGTTTAATCCCATTGGCTGTCTTAATGACATTCGCCTTTGCCATTGGATCGGTCTGTAAAGAACTCAAAACTGGTGAATATGTCGCTCAAATTGCAAGTAAATTTCTAAAACCATCCCTTCTCCCAAGCGTTGTGTTTCTTACATCCTGTATCATTTCATTCTCAACAGGAACAAGTTGGGGAACTTTTGCTATAATGATACCCATTGCGATCCCATCAGCTATAGCTATGAATTCAAACTTACCTCTCGTCCTTGCGAGCGTTTTAAGCGGTGGCGTATTCGGCGACCACTGTTCTCCAATTTCGGATACAACAATAGTTTCATCAATGGCTTCCGCTTGCGATCACCTTGACCATGTCAAGACACAGTTACCATATGCACTTACAGCAGCTGGACTTGCTTTTACATTCTTTATCATCTTTGGTTTCATTTTAAAAACTAATTAA
- a CDS encoding thioredoxin family protein: MKRFLILIPLLLLSCSQSKYTVIEQNNVKIIIGEFPAKILESEDFKWYSLGYSNFVIEDTQSFNIIKSKANQFDVLIFLGTWCPDSREHVPKFMKIMDMAGVSRENIKFIGLDRDKTLKGLTDRYNIKRVPTFIFIKDGKEIGRIVENPEVSLTKHIAKILSQLP; the protein is encoded by the coding sequence ATGAAAAGATTCTTAATTCTAATACCACTTTTGCTTCTCTCCTGCTCACAAAGCAAATATACTGTCATTGAGCAAAACAATGTCAAAATTATCATAGGTGAATTTCCAGCAAAAATCCTTGAAAGCGAAGATTTCAAATGGTATTCGTTGGGCTATTCAAATTTTGTAATTGAAGATACTCAAAGTTTCAACATAATAAAATCAAAAGCGAATCAATTTGATGTCTTAATTTTCCTCGGGACTTGGTGTCCCGACTCAAGAGAGCATGTCCCAAAGTTTATGAAAATTATGGACATGGCTGGTGTCTCAAGAGAAAATATAAAATTTATCGGTCTTGACAGGGACAAAACATTAAAGGGACTCACAGATAGATATAACATAAAACGAGTTCCAACTTTTATATTTATCAAAGATGGAAAAGAAATTGGAAGAATAGTTGAAAATCCAGAGGTAAGTTTGACTAAACATATAGCAAAAATTTTGAGTCAATTACCATGA
- the udk gene encoding uridine kinase produces the protein MKPLVIGIAGGTGSGKTTVAKKIASKIGFENVIILEHDSYYKDITQFHGKKIEEINFDHPDSLDTKLLIEHVKNLKERKPIEVPVYDFTTYRRLPISRHVEPKDVIIVEGILVFVEKELRDLMDIKIFVDTDADERVLRRIKRDIIERGRTLESVINQYITTVKPSHLEFVEPSKRWADIIIPRGGENEIAIEMVVSRIKTMLEDKK, from the coding sequence ATGAAACCACTTGTAATTGGGATAGCTGGGGGAACTGGCTCTGGGAAAACAACCGTCGCAAAAAAAATCGCCTCTAAAATAGGTTTTGAAAATGTCATCATACTTGAACATGACAGCTACTACAAAGACATAACGCAGTTCCACGGCAAAAAAATTGAAGAAATAAATTTTGATCACCCCGATTCACTTGATACAAAACTTTTGATTGAACATGTCAAAAATTTAAAGGAGCGAAAACCGATTGAAGTTCCAGTTTATGACTTCACAACCTATAGACGCTTGCCAATATCAAGACATGTTGAACCAAAAGATGTCATCATAGTTGAGGGTATCCTTGTATTCGTTGAAAAGGAACTAAGAGACCTTATGGACATAAAAATTTTCGTTGACACAGATGCTGATGAAAGGGTTCTACGCAGAATAAAAAGGGATATAATTGAAAGGGGAAGGACCCTTGAATCCGTCATTAATCAATACATCACAACCGTTAAACCATCTCATCTTGAATTTGTTGAGCCAAGTAAACGCTGGGCTGACATAATAATACCAAGGGGTGGGGAAAATGAAATTGCAATTGAAATGGTCGTCTCAAGAATAAAAACAATGTTGGAGGATAAAAAATGA
- a CDS encoding pseudouridine synthase — MPGNVSLERAISKLGWASRKEAREMIIQGKVSVNGKVITNPSFRVDIKKDKIAIDGEIIKPKRKIYIILNKPKGVVTTRKDELNRKTIYDIVKIDTWVAPAGRLDMESSGLLILTNDNKFADFITNPNSKVPKTYLVKLNKKIKPEDIVKLKIGIEIDIDGKVYKTLPANIRVVKENKKTCWVEIEIVEGKNRQVRRMFEKLGYEVENLVRIKIGNFEDKGLKPGEWRFLKREELKQIASSYFK; from the coding sequence ATGCCAGGAAATGTCAGCTTGGAAAGGGCTATATCAAAACTTGGCTGGGCTTCAAGAAAAGAAGCAAGGGAAATGATAATTCAGGGAAAAGTCAGCGTAAATGGCAAAGTCATAACCAACCCGTCTTTCAGAGTTGACATCAAGAAAGATAAAATCGCAATTGATGGCGAAATCATTAAGCCGAAAAGAAAAATTTATATCATACTAAATAAACCCAAAGGCGTTGTCACAACAAGAAAAGACGAACTGAATAGAAAAACGATCTACGACATCGTGAAAATTGATACCTGGGTTGCCCCAGCAGGACGACTTGATATGGAAAGTTCAGGTCTTTTAATACTGACCAATGACAACAAATTTGCTGATTTCATCACAAATCCAAATTCAAAAGTTCCGAAGACATACCTTGTCAAACTTAACAAAAAGATCAAACCAGAGGATATAGTCAAGCTTAAAATCGGAATTGAGATAGATATTGATGGAAAAGTTTATAAAACATTGCCTGCAAATATCAGAGTAGTAAAGGAAAATAAAAAAACATGCTGGGTTGAAATAGAAATAGTGGAGGGGAAAAACAGACAGGTAAGAAGGATGTTTGAGAAACTTGGATATGAGGTTGAAAACCTTGTCAGAATAAAGATAGGTAACTTTGAAGACAAGGGTTTAAAGCCCGGGGAATGGAGATTTTTGAAGCGTGAGGAATTAAAACAAATTGCCTCAAGTTATTTTAAATGA
- a CDS encoding YqaA family protein, translated as MRKIRDFLFSLKLWVENFADKPYAGIALFIIAFAESSFFPIPPDVLLIAIALLKPRLSFRYALICSIGSVLGGMFGYLIGFQFYELIGKKIIEFYQLQQQYDAVKVMYDKNAFVAIAIAGFTPIPYKVFTIAAGAFQVSFPTLVVASALSRPARFFLVGGLIYSFGPRVKTFIDKYFDWLTIAFVILLILGFVLIKYL; from the coding sequence ATGAGAAAAATTAGGGACTTTTTGTTCTCACTTAAGCTCTGGGTGGAAAACTTCGCCGACAAACCTTACGCTGGAATTGCTCTTTTCATAATTGCATTCGCTGAATCCTCCTTCTTCCCCATTCCGCCGGATGTTTTACTAATAGCAATCGCCCTTTTAAAGCCACGGTTATCTTTCAGATATGCCCTCATTTGTTCAATCGGTTCAGTGCTTGGTGGAATGTTCGGTTATTTGATCGGTTTCCAATTTTACGAATTGATCGGCAAAAAAATAATTGAATTCTATCAATTGCAACAACAATACGATGCCGTTAAAGTTATGTATGATAAAAACGCATTCGTTGCAATAGCAATCGCTGGCTTTACACCTATACCTTATAAGGTCTTCACAATTGCAGCAGGCGCCTTTCAAGTAAGTTTTCCAACCCTTGTCGTAGCATCGGCGCTTAGTAGACCTGCGAGATTCTTCCTCGTCGGTGGATTGATTTATTCCTTCGGTCCTAGGGTTAAAACATTCATTGATAAATACTTTGATTGGCTTACCATTGCATTTGTAATTTTATTGATCCTTGGCTTTGTTTTAATTAAATACCTATAA
- a CDS encoding DUF3881 family protein — MGSIFSSVGFKVETQKDLVELVENTIGDKEFSDSVGVFQKIQLAGYTLNAGHGIVFNVNLAHTGEGWEIVDVAPCFYGSKEHSVILKDCELYQDVEDEWKFYLYGVDEETGTPVELYISNFVQCASFLPPMAEKYQVVPVGLAYNGEILPPRRYIETEDMAEGSMMSNFFVQTAQIQQMENIPPVVYGLLGDIVDFKKIKNEWTGEEVYWLYVDTSPFKLEVLINPSDLEGEPEIGKRLFATVWLQSEVTPV, encoded by the coding sequence ATGGGTTCAATTTTTTCATCAGTTGGATTTAAAGTTGAAACGCAAAAAGACCTTGTAGAGCTTGTTGAAAATACCATTGGAGATAAGGAGTTTAGCGACTCTGTTGGGGTGTTTCAGAAAATCCAGCTTGCTGGTTATACTTTAAATGCAGGGCATGGTATAGTTTTCAATGTAAATCTTGCACATACGGGAGAGGGTTGGGAGATAGTTGATGTTGCACCTTGTTTTTATGGTTCAAAAGAGCATTCAGTTATTTTGAAGGACTGCGAACTTTATCAAGATGTTGAAGATGAATGGAAATTTTATCTTTACGGGGTGGATGAGGAAACGGGAACGCCTGTTGAGCTTTATATTTCAAATTTTGTACAATGCGCTTCATTTCTTCCCCCAATGGCTGAGAAATATCAAGTCGTTCCAGTTGGGTTAGCGTATAATGGTGAAATCCTTCCACCGAGAAGATATATTGAGACGGAAGATATGGCAGAAGGGTCAATGATGTCAAACTTCTTCGTTCAAACAGCACAAATTCAACAGATGGAGAATATCCCTCCGGTTGTCTACGGGCTTTTGGGTGATATAGTTGACTTTAAGAAGATAAAAAACGAATGGACTGGTGAGGAAGTTTATTGGCTTTATGTTGATACGAGCCCATTTAAACTTGAAGTTTTGATAAATCCATCTGATTTGGAAGGCGAGCCGGAGATCGGGAAGCGTTTGTTTGCAACCGTTTGGTTGCAAAGTGAGGTAACGCCGGTTTAG